The segment GGGGATCTGGAAAGTAAAGGCAGGTGATACGGAATTTGGTTGGTCATCGCCAGTCAAACAACCAGTGAACCCCGCCTTTGTGAATTTGCAGGAACGCGATGGTCTCGGTTGGCTATCCGGGTTTAACGAATTGATGTGCCGATGTGGACTCGCTTGGCATGGGGCACCGGAAAAAGATCCTGAAACGGGAGAGTTCCGCACACTACACGGACGTATCGCCAATTTGCCCGTCCATTACCTTGAGGCCGAAACAAGCAATGAGGGTGAAGGATTTTTAAAGCTGACGGGGCTGATTGAGGAGGCGATGTTATTCTGGCCCGCTTTTGAACTGGAAAGTAGCCTGACCACAATTCCCGGCAGTAATTCCTTCACCATTCAGGACAAGATCATCAACAAAGGGGGAACGCCGCAACAATTTGAAATTCTGTACCATACGAATTTCGGTACACCTCTACTTGAGCAGGGTTCACGACTGGTCATGACACATGAAGAACTTTCGCCTCGTGATGACTGGGCCGGCGAAGAACTTGATCGCTGGGCCGACTACATTGCTCCTGAACCAGGTCGTGCCGAGCAATGTTACTTCATGCGACCCGGTGCGGATTCCGAAGGAAAAGCGCGGGCGTTACTCCGAAACAGTAAGGGGACTCTGGCAGCAGGCATGGAATGGAATGTGAAAGAATTGCCCTGGTTCACACAATGGAAAAACGAACAAAGTATTGCCGATGGCTACTGCACTGGCTTGGAACCGGGGACCAGTTTCCCCAATCCAAACAGCTTTGAACGAGAACAGGGAAGGTTAATCACCCTACAACCCGGCGCATCCTGGGATATATCACTGACGTTGAGTTTCTATACTTCTCAGGAAGAGATTTCCAAAGCCGAGCATCTGATTACTTCGACGCAAGAACATATCATGCCCAAAATCCACACAGCGCCTTTACCATTTCACTCTTCTGCCGCAAAATGACTGCCTTGAAAGTTGAGCAGCAAAACGACATTAAATCGGCCCGACATCTTCTCCAGTCGTTACAAACGATACTCGCCACAAAGTCATACCTACTGATGTAAGGCATCGAAAGGAAATGACTCTGGAACGAGGAAAGAGATCGTGCCGATTCAGAGGGTAAGGTCTCATTGTCCGAATCGAGATCCGTAGACCTGGAAGAGTTCGAGGCCTTGTTGCTATTTTACTGTCTGGAAGAAATGAACCGTTCATGAGCGAGCCCGTCATCATGTCGAATTCCGAAACCCCCGCTGGACAGGTTAGTACACCCTTCTTACCTGTGACGTCAAATCGTCATGAGGGCAAGACGATCGCGATCATGCCTGCTTATAATGCGGCTGCAACGTTAAAGCGAACGCTGGATGATTTCCCGCCTGGGGTTGTTGACGAGACAATTCTTGTGGATGACTGCAGTCGAGACAATACAGCGGAAGTTGCTCGTGAGCTTGGCCTGACGGTGATCGTTCATGATCAGAATAAAGGTTATGGCGGCAACCAGAAAACCTGCTATCGTCGGGCTCTTGAATCAGGTGCCGAGTATGTGGTGATGATTCATCCGGATTATCAGTACGATAGCCGCGTGATTGGCCTCGCAGTCGAGACGATGAAGCTGGGAATACTCGATGTCTGCATCGGTTCTCGAATTCGGACTCGTCGGGAGACTCTGCAGGGGGGCATGCCGCTTTACAAGTATTTCGCCAATCGCTTTCTGACGACTGTCGAGAATAGCGTACTGGGGCAGAACCTGGGCGACTTTCACAGTGGCTTTCGCGCCTATCGTCGTGAAGTCCTTGAAACGATTCCGTTCGAACGAAATTCGGATGACTTCGTTTTCGACAGCCAGTTCCTGGCGCAGGTCGTCCACTTCGGTTTCAAAATGGGTGACATTCCCGTGCCGGTTCGATATTTCGCCGAAGCATCGAGTATTAACTTTAGCCGCAGTATGAAATACGGACTCTCGACGTTAGGCGTACTTGGCAGCTATTTGATGCACCGCTGGCATCTGAAGAAATCACCGTTGTTCGAAGTGAAGGAATCGCGAGCAGTGAACGAATCAGGCGGGGACGCTTGAACGCCCCCTCAGTTTCGCGTATTTGAGTGATTGTTGCCGATTAATAATTCTTCGGCGGTCGCGGTCGCACCGGCTGAAAATCTTTGATCTCGTATTCATCGAGAAGCATGTTGATGCGTTTTTCGATCTCTGTCAGTTGCGATCCTTGTTCACGAGTAACAAAGGTAATTGCCTGGCCTTTGCCCACTGAGGAGAGTCGCCCTGCTCTTCCAATGCGGTGGACGTAATCATCACAGAATTCGGGCACATCATAATTAATGATGTGAGAGATACCGCTGATATCAATTCCGCGACCCACAACATCCGTCGCAATCAACATTCGCGTTTTGCCACCCCGGAATTCTTTGATCAC is part of the Polystyrenella longa genome and harbors:
- a CDS encoding aldose 1-epimerase family protein, with the translated sequence MSTEKLVLTDVENQIWHNSIVLPSTSRELTGNLGQCSISKQTFQGGRAAGVDLVEIDNGHLSISVLPTRGMGIWKVKAGDTEFGWSSPVKQPVNPAFVNLQERDGLGWLSGFNELMCRCGLAWHGAPEKDPETGEFRTLHGRIANLPVHYLEAETSNEGEGFLKLTGLIEEAMLFWPAFELESSLTTIPGSNSFTIQDKIINKGGTPQQFEILYHTNFGTPLLEQGSRLVMTHEELSPRDDWAGEELDRWADYIAPEPGRAEQCYFMRPGADSEGKARALLRNSKGTLAAGMEWNVKELPWFTQWKNEQSIADGYCTGLEPGTSFPNPNSFEREQGRLITLQPGASWDISLTLSFYTSQEEISKAEHLITSTQEHIMPKIHTAPLPFHSSAAK
- a CDS encoding glycosyltransferase family 2 protein, whose product is MPAYNAAATLKRTLDDFPPGVVDETILVDDCSRDNTAEVARELGLTVIVHDQNKGYGGNQKTCYRRALESGAEYVVMIHPDYQYDSRVIGLAVETMKLGILDVCIGSRIRTRRETLQGGMPLYKYFANRFLTTVENSVLGQNLGDFHSGFRAYRREVLETIPFERNSDDFVFDSQFLAQVVHFGFKMGDIPVPVRYFAEASSINFSRSMKYGLSTLGVLGSYLMHRWHLKKSPLFEVKESRAVNESGGDA